The following proteins are encoded in a genomic region of Hymenobacter siberiensis:
- a CDS encoding thymidylate synthase — translation MIQYQALLRQILDTGTLKTDRTDTCTMSIFGHQMRFNLADGFPLVTTKKVHLKSIIHELLWFLKGDTNIAYLQQNGVKIWNEWADANGDLGPVYGYQWRSWPDGHGGHIDQISQIIQQLRTNPDSRRMVVSAWNVADLPAMKLPACHALFQFYVADGKLSCQLYQRSADVFLGVPFNIASYALLTLMVAQVVGLQPGEFIWTGGDTHLYSNHLEQARLQLEREPKPLPRMLINPDVTDIFGFQYEDFKLENYEPWPAIKAPVAV, via the coding sequence ATGATTCAATACCAAGCCCTCCTCCGCCAGATTCTCGATACCGGCACTCTTAAGACGGACCGAACTGACACTTGCACAATGTCTATTTTTGGGCATCAAATGCGGTTCAATCTGGCTGACGGCTTCCCGCTGGTCACTACCAAGAAGGTACACCTTAAAAGTATCATCCATGAACTACTCTGGTTTTTGAAAGGAGATACCAACATTGCCTATTTGCAGCAGAATGGCGTAAAAATTTGGAATGAATGGGCCGATGCCAATGGTGACCTCGGCCCCGTGTACGGTTACCAGTGGCGCTCCTGGCCCGACGGTCACGGCGGTCACATCGACCAGATTTCGCAGATTATTCAGCAGCTCCGCACCAATCCCGACTCGCGCCGCATGGTAGTTTCGGCCTGGAACGTGGCCGACCTGCCGGCCATGAAACTGCCCGCTTGCCACGCCCTGTTCCAGTTTTACGTAGCCGATGGCAAGCTCTCGTGCCAGCTCTACCAGCGCTCGGCCGACGTGTTTCTGGGCGTGCCGTTCAACATTGCCAGCTATGCGCTGCTCACCCTCATGGTGGCCCAGGTAGTGGGCCTGCAACCCGGCGAGTTCATCTGGACCGGCGGCGACACCCACCTCTACAGCAACCACCTGGAGCAGGCCCGCCTACAGCTGGAGCGCGAGCCCAAACCGCTGCCCCGGATGCTGATAAACCCCGACGTAACGGATATTTTCGGCTTTCAATATGAGGACTTCAAGCTGGAGAATTATGAGCCCTGGCCGGCGATAAAAGCGCCGGTAGCCGTATAG
- a CDS encoding DUF2809 domain-containing protein: MNHFVAPNSIVRRIWGTADTVLFIFAGAAAEFALNKAVDWLYFTGRLPADPLARLFSTVDYARRIVFADRAGAERAIDSIAAIHAAVEARRGQAIPAWAYRDVLFMLIGYSMRAFEVLERPMTDAEREEIVTVFCRVGQRMGVPDLPTSYPEWRVARQQHLARDTAASHYTADLYVQYRRHLGGPRYHLLRLVQGLVAPAGVRQLLQLPAGFYIAPAVAFYRHTRHWRVSQWTRNAMLPAAYRARIQALDAAPVALAEPAVAFQPTRRCPVHLATIRPGGLLAVRRQPAQMVRHQPCTQPMIRIQKHYLLVASLLFLLEILIALFAHDKIIRPYAGDFLATIFLYCLARGLLSAPPKKVALGVLLISYLIESLQYAMLPAWLGWQHWRLTRIVLGSHFEWADLLAYTLGIGLMLGIERLIGPICRQRRRQPAALPR; this comes from the coding sequence ATGAATCACTTCGTAGCCCCCAATTCCATCGTGCGCCGCATCTGGGGTACGGCCGATACGGTGCTGTTCATCTTTGCCGGGGCAGCGGCCGAGTTCGCGCTCAACAAGGCCGTGGACTGGCTCTACTTCACCGGCCGCCTGCCCGCCGACCCGCTGGCGCGGCTCTTTTCCACGGTTGACTATGCCCGCCGCATCGTGTTTGCTGACCGGGCCGGGGCCGAGCGGGCCATCGACAGCATTGCCGCCATCCACGCGGCTGTGGAGGCGCGGCGCGGCCAGGCCATCCCGGCCTGGGCCTACCGCGACGTGCTGTTTATGCTCATCGGCTATTCCATGCGGGCGTTTGAAGTGCTGGAACGGCCCATGACCGATGCCGAGCGCGAGGAAATTGTGACGGTGTTCTGCCGCGTGGGGCAGCGCATGGGCGTGCCCGATTTGCCCACATCCTACCCGGAATGGCGGGTGGCCCGCCAGCAGCACCTTGCCCGCGACACAGCCGCCAGCCACTACACCGCCGACTTGTACGTGCAATACCGCAGGCACCTGGGCGGCCCGCGCTATCACCTGCTACGCCTGGTGCAGGGCCTGGTGGCACCGGCCGGAGTACGGCAGCTCTTGCAGCTGCCCGCCGGCTTTTATATAGCCCCAGCCGTGGCTTTCTACCGCCATACGCGGCACTGGCGGGTGAGCCAGTGGACCCGGAATGCCATGCTGCCAGCGGCGTATCGGGCCCGGATTCAGGCCCTGGATGCCGCGCCGGTGGCGCTGGCCGAACCAGCGGTGGCATTCCAACCCACCCGCCGCTGCCCGGTGCACTTAGCGACTATCCGACCAGGCGGGCTGCTGGCTGTTCGTCGGCAGCCCGCTCAAATGGTACGGCACCAGCCTTGTACCCAGCCCATGATTCGCATCCAAAAGCACTATTTATTGGTCGCCAGCTTATTATTCCTGCTGGAAATTCTTATCGCCCTGTTTGCACACGATAAAATCATCCGGCCGTACGCCGGCGATTTTCTGGCCACCATTTTTCTCTATTGTCTTGCCCGGGGCCTGCTTTCCGCCCCGCCGAAGAAAGTGGCGCTGGGCGTTCTGCTTATATCCTATTTGATTGAATCACTGCAATATGCAATGCTGCCTGCCTGGCTGGGCTGGCAACACTGGCGGCTGACACGCATCGTGCTGGGCAGCCATTTTGAGTGGGCCGACCTGCTGGCCTACACGCTGGGAATAGGGCTGATGCTGGGCATTGAGCGCCTAATCGGCCCAATCTGCCGGCAGAGACGACGGCAGCCCGCCGCTTTGCCGCGCTAA
- a CDS encoding T9SS type A sorting domain-containing protein yields MQPDGNVLVGGSFTAYAGTARANIVRLNPGGTLDAGFVPPTSTGTIYSVLLQPNNRILLGGSFSSANLPSNLARLLSTGAADGTYAATATPNSTVNTLLVQPDGAIVAGGTFSSLSGAPSIAAARIVATNVLHAAAPKALADRTLAWPVPAHGTLTVAPDGSSHPQALDLLDVLGRTVRHQPISGAAPATLALEGLPTGTYLLRVSYPEGAVTRRIQVQ; encoded by the coding sequence GTGCAGCCCGATGGCAACGTGCTGGTAGGTGGCAGCTTTACGGCCTATGCCGGTACTGCCCGTGCCAATATTGTCCGCCTGAACCCCGGCGGCACCCTCGATGCCGGCTTTGTGCCCCCTACTTCTACTGGCACCATCTACTCGGTGCTGCTGCAGCCCAATAATCGTATTTTGCTAGGCGGCAGCTTCTCTAGTGCAAATTTGCCCAGCAACCTGGCCCGGTTGCTCAGCACTGGTGCCGCCGATGGCACGTACGCGGCCACTGCTACACCTAACAGCACCGTAAACACGCTGCTGGTGCAGCCTGATGGCGCCATTGTGGCGGGCGGTACGTTTTCCAGCCTGAGCGGAGCACCAAGCATTGCGGCAGCTCGCATCGTTGCTACCAACGTGCTGCACGCGGCTGCTCCTAAGGCTTTAGCCGACCGTACTTTAGCCTGGCCCGTGCCTGCCCATGGCACGCTTACCGTGGCTCCCGATGGCAGCTCGCATCCGCAGGCCCTCGACCTGCTCGATGTGCTCGGCCGCACCGTACGCCATCAACCCATCAGCGGCGCGGCCCCGGCCACGCTGGCCCTCGAAGGCTTGCCTACCGGTACGTACCTGTTGCGCGTGAGCTACCCCGAAGGAGCAGTTACGCGCCGCATTCAGGTGCAGTAA
- a CDS encoding aminotransferase class IV, whose translation MLLLNDILLPTATLPLPNRGLAFGDGFFETLIFAEGRLHLAADHHTRMQQAAAALYLTLPAALATPEALEATLTRLATANQLPAARLRLQLWRTGGGRYTPTTDAAEWLATAEAFLPEDSAIANADFAVENHSIHSPLSFCKGPQSWLYVRAAHERQQRGLDEIILCDAAGHVAEAGAAAIFWLKDEVLFTPSLETGCVAGVRRAQVLRAARAAGMECREGLFFREELLAADAVFTANVAAVRIVHSVAGTAYKPIHNGLITILMNLGQATE comes from the coding sequence ATGCTCTTGTTGAATGATATCCTGCTGCCCACCGCCACCCTGCCCCTGCCCAACCGCGGCCTGGCTTTTGGCGATGGCTTTTTCGAAACCCTGATTTTTGCCGAAGGCCGCCTGCACCTCGCCGCCGACCACCACACCCGCATGCAACAGGCCGCCGCCGCCCTGTACCTCACGCTGCCCGCCGCCCTGGCCACCCCCGAAGCGTTAGAAGCGACCCTGACCCGCCTCGCTACCGCCAACCAGCTACCCGCCGCCCGCCTGCGCCTGCAGCTTTGGCGCACCGGCGGCGGCCGCTACACCCCCACCACCGACGCCGCCGAATGGCTGGCCACCGCCGAAGCTTTCTTGCCTGAGGACTCAGCCATCGCGAATGCTGATTTTGCCGTCGAAAACCACTCTATTCATTCGCCGCTAAGCTTTTGCAAAGGCCCGCAGTCGTGGCTCTACGTGCGGGCCGCGCACGAACGGCAGCAGCGCGGGCTCGATGAAATCATCCTCTGCGATGCGGCCGGGCATGTGGCAGAGGCGGGCGCGGCGGCTATTTTTTGGCTGAAAGATGAGGTGCTGTTTACGCCTTCGCTCGAAACGGGCTGCGTGGCGGGCGTGCGCCGGGCGCAGGTGCTGCGGGCAGCGCGGGCGGCGGGTATGGAGTGCCGGGAAGGGTTGTTTTTTAGAGAAGAGCTATTGGCCGCCGACGCCGTTTTCACGGCTAATGTGGCGGCGGTGAGAATAGTACATTCAGTAGCTGGCACAGCCTACAAACCTATTCACAATGGACTGATTACCATTTTGATGAATTTGGGTCAGGCTACTGAATAA
- a CDS encoding type I restriction endonuclease: MELIDQLTNLASRAQKQIAHIQTEEATKTALVMPFINALGYNVFDPTEVVPEFICDIGTKKGEKIDYAIMRDGKPIILIECKHVGSDLNINHASQLFRYFHVTEARIAILTNGLVYRLFTDLEQANKMDERPFLEFDLASFNENDVAEIKKLSKASFNIEDMLFAAYNLKYMRAFKKYFDEQFTQPSADFINFVSKQVYEGVLTPKLKEQFSILVHRSFHQFLNDKIAMRLRSAMIDTSGQSLLVNDVPAAPIVQTTISADTDGKEKDIETTVEETEGFMIVRAILRKTVQVNRVVMRDVQSYCGILLDDNNRKPICRLHFNSSKKYVTLFDIEGGERVDITSLDDLYGMASRIRAAVQKHETKVAV; encoded by the coding sequence ATGGAGCTTATTGACCAACTAACCAATCTGGCATCGCGTGCCCAGAAGCAGATTGCGCATATTCAGACCGAAGAAGCCACAAAAACGGCGTTGGTAATGCCATTCATCAATGCCCTCGGCTACAACGTATTTGACCCCACGGAAGTAGTGCCGGAGTTTATTTGTGACATTGGCACGAAGAAGGGGGAGAAGATTGATTATGCCATCATGCGCGATGGCAAGCCAATCATTCTAATTGAGTGCAAGCACGTTGGCAGCGACCTCAATATCAATCATGCCAGCCAGCTGTTTCGGTACTTCCACGTAACGGAAGCGCGGATTGCTATTCTTACCAATGGTCTTGTTTATCGGTTATTCACCGATTTGGAACAGGCCAACAAAATGGATGAGCGGCCTTTTTTGGAATTCGACCTCGCCAGCTTCAATGAAAACGATGTTGCTGAAATCAAAAAACTCAGCAAAGCTAGTTTCAATATTGAGGACATGCTTTTTGCCGCATACAACCTCAAATACATGCGGGCTTTTAAAAAATACTTCGATGAGCAATTCACTCAGCCTTCGGCCGATTTTATAAATTTCGTGTCGAAGCAAGTGTACGAGGGCGTGTTGACACCCAAACTCAAAGAGCAATTCAGTATTTTGGTGCACCGTTCGTTCCATCAGTTTCTGAATGATAAAATAGCTATGCGGTTGCGGTCAGCGATGATTGATACCAGTGGACAGAGCTTATTGGTGAACGATGTGCCAGCAGCACCGATAGTGCAAACGACTATTAGCGCTGACACCGACGGCAAGGAAAAGGACATTGAAACTACCGTTGAGGAAACGGAAGGATTCATGATTGTGCGGGCCATCCTGCGCAAAACTGTTCAAGTGAATCGGGTGGTGATGCGGGACGTGCAATCGTACTGTGGCATTTTGTTGGACGATAACAATCGCAAGCCCATTTGCCGGCTTCATTTCAACAGCAGCAAAAAGTATGTAACGCTGTTTGATATTGAAGGAGGTGAGCGAGTTGACATCACCTCGCTGGACGACTTATACGGCATGGCTTCCCGCATTCGAGCCGCTGTGCAAAAGCACGAAACGAAAGTGGCTGTTTAG
- a CDS encoding energy transducer TonB — protein sequence MPLHLQHGVPVVPARSIRKTAAAERLHSVPKASPILARFWHETDSGARQAGYAQFIRTIQHLTKYPVPALRAQTEGRIFVRAIISADGIPAKIEVVKRNMTAGASEESLSLLDAESIRVIKSMKFEPKANGADTVTVPMGYFIQ from the coding sequence ATGCCGCTGCATTTGCAGCACGGCGTGCCAGTAGTGCCAGCGCGGTCCATAAGGAAGACAGCCGCTGCAGAACGACTCCATTCGGTGCCGAAAGCTTCACCCATACTAGCTCGTTTTTGGCACGAAACAGATTCGGGAGCCCGGCAGGCAGGATATGCTCAGTTTATTCGTACGATTCAGCATCTGACCAAGTACCCGGTTCCGGCGCTACGTGCTCAGACGGAAGGGCGCATTTTTGTCAGGGCCATCATTTCGGCCGATGGAATACCGGCAAAAATTGAGGTCGTTAAGCGAAATATGACTGCCGGAGCTTCTGAAGAATCATTGAGTTTGTTGGATGCGGAATCAATACGAGTGATTAAGTCGATGAAATTTGAACCTAAAGCCAACGGGGCCGACACGGTTACTGTGCCAATGGGGTACTTTATTCAGTAG
- a CDS encoding cryptochrome/photolyase family protein, with protein sequence MSLSPAETLLLFPHQLYDEHPALQPSRPVVLLEEPLFFTHFRFHQQKLVLHRASMQAYWRRLEARGFTCQYVEARQPAADVRQWIAQASAAGLRELHVIDPVDDWLSRGISKAAQLAGIDLTVHPNPNFLNERADGDAFFAGRKKYFQTDFYVAQRKQRRLLLEPDGQPTGGKWTFDTDNREKFPKTETVPALPWPAPTAEVSEAITYVETHFADHYGRAADFRYPTTHEAAQAWLANFLAHRLAKFGVYEDAQVAREPVLYHALLTPMLNIGLLNPQQIIDATLAHAARHDVPLNSLEGFLRQIVGWREFIRLVYEREGRKQRTRNFWGFERRIPPAFWTGTTGIGPVDIVIKKVLAGAYNHHIERLMVIGNFMLICEFDPDEVHRWFMEMYIDAYDWVMVPNVYGMTQFADGGLMTTKPYISGSNYLLKMGDWPKGDWQATWDGLFWRFMHVNRDFFTTNPRLGMLVKMFDKMSEAKRDAHLAHAEAFLAQLDAWNEES encoded by the coding sequence ATGTCTCTCTCGCCGGCCGAAACCCTCCTGCTTTTCCCCCATCAACTCTACGACGAGCACCCGGCTCTGCAACCCAGCCGCCCGGTGGTGCTCCTTGAAGAACCCCTGTTTTTCACCCACTTTCGGTTTCATCAGCAGAAGCTGGTGCTGCACCGGGCCAGTATGCAGGCCTACTGGCGGCGGCTGGAAGCGCGCGGGTTTACCTGCCAGTACGTGGAGGCGCGGCAGCCCGCCGCCGATGTGCGCCAGTGGATTGCCCAGGCCTCGGCCGCCGGATTGCGCGAGCTGCACGTCATCGACCCGGTGGACGACTGGCTGAGCCGGGGCATCTCAAAGGCGGCCCAACTGGCCGGAATCGACCTTACGGTGCATCCTAACCCCAATTTCCTGAATGAGCGGGCGGACGGTGATGCTTTTTTCGCGGGGCGTAAGAAGTATTTCCAGACCGATTTCTACGTGGCCCAACGCAAGCAGCGCCGCCTGCTGCTGGAACCCGACGGGCAGCCCACCGGCGGCAAATGGACGTTTGATACCGACAACCGCGAGAAGTTTCCCAAAACCGAAACCGTGCCCGCGCTGCCCTGGCCCGCGCCCACGGCCGAGGTGAGCGAGGCTATTACTTACGTTGAAACCCACTTTGCGGACCACTACGGCCGGGCCGCCGATTTCCGCTACCCCACCACCCACGAAGCCGCCCAGGCCTGGCTGGCTAATTTTCTGGCGCACCGGCTGGCCAAGTTTGGCGTGTACGAAGATGCCCAGGTGGCCCGCGAGCCGGTGCTCTACCACGCCCTGCTCACGCCCATGCTGAACATTGGTCTGCTCAACCCGCAGCAGATTATTGATGCGACGCTCGCCCACGCCGCCCGCCACGACGTGCCCCTGAACTCGCTGGAAGGCTTTCTGCGGCAGATAGTGGGCTGGCGCGAGTTCATCCGCCTCGTGTATGAGCGGGAGGGGCGCAAGCAGCGCACCCGCAACTTCTGGGGCTTCGAGCGCCGGATTCCGCCCGCGTTCTGGACCGGCACCACGGGTATCGGGCCGGTCGATATCGTGATAAAGAAAGTGCTGGCCGGTGCCTACAACCACCACATCGAGCGGCTGATGGTGATAGGCAACTTCATGCTGATCTGCGAGTTCGACCCCGACGAAGTGCACCGCTGGTTTATGGAAATGTACATCGATGCCTACGATTGGGTGATGGTGCCCAACGTGTACGGCATGACCCAATTTGCCGATGGCGGCCTGATGACCACCAAGCCGTACATCAGCGGTAGCAACTACCTGCTGAAGATGGGCGACTGGCCCAAGGGCGACTGGCAGGCCACCTGGGACGGCCTGTTCTGGCGCTTCATGCACGTCAACCGCGACTTTTTTACCACTAATCCCCGGCTGGGTATGCTGGTGAAGATGTTCGACAAGATGAGCGAAGCAAAGCGGGACGCCCACTTAGCCCATGCGGAGGCCTTTCTGGCGCAATTGGACGCCTGGAACGAAGAATCGTAG
- a CDS encoding efflux RND transporter permease subunit — protein sequence MSLRRYAHITLLALGLLTALSAFFVAQLRFNYNFNDFYPAGDPDLDYYQGYTQRFGNDNDYLLLGVEAPAGRTVFDPAFLAQVDSLTRLAARQKDVRHVTSPTTLANTVVEGLGVFSVPYLHPETYRADPARRAADSTLIYRTPGLIGNVFSPDARALTLVLQLTPDLEKPPGDSLFTALRSGLARLHIPDAQVHFAGRIVAQSVFVDRLKWELVVFMSLSVLLVTGLLWLTFRTWWGVVLPLVVVLGAISWGLAIMAAFGVTIDLMTALLPLMLFVVGMSDTIHIISRYVSELGYGASKRDALRITIKESGFGSGLSALTTSLGFFTLMTSTIRPIHNFGLFTGVAVILAFILSFTLLPAMLVLLGKPQLREPRRQGHSWDGVLSRLFRQVLVRRRLIFTVSGLVLAVSIGLATRVHINSSLLDDLSKSDPVRQDFAFFDRQFAGVRPFELELKPAPGRDIYDLAVLRQTEQIEGYLASTYGLRFAASPVTLVKSVRKALNGGGLAEYRLPTDTLELKSLRSKLRQFRKKPEFSALALPDGSAGRLTGRMADVGSIRADKLNAALRRYLRTSTDTTVLRTRLTGSSNLIDKNNENLTLNMIQGMAIDIAMVTLIVLALFKSFRMTLVVLIPNLLPIIIVAGVMGLAGVNMKVSTSIIFTIAFGIAVDDTIHFISKLRLTLGKEPDIFKAVRYTYLLAGKAVITTSLILVGGFSTLLFSKFDGTFYVGLLIGLTLLFGVVAELTLLPLLILYFYKRPKVATAKQPLPDLLNR from the coding sequence ATGTCCCTTCGCCGCTACGCCCACATCACCCTGCTCGCATTGGGCCTGCTCACGGCCCTGAGCGCGTTCTTCGTTGCCCAGCTGCGGTTCAACTACAATTTCAACGACTTCTACCCCGCCGGCGACCCCGACCTGGACTACTACCAGGGCTACACCCAGCGCTTCGGCAACGACAACGACTACCTACTGCTGGGCGTGGAAGCCCCCGCCGGCCGCACCGTGTTCGACCCCGCTTTCCTGGCCCAGGTCGATTCCCTGACCCGCCTGGCCGCCCGGCAAAAGGACGTGCGGCACGTCACCTCTCCCACCACCCTGGCCAACACCGTAGTCGAGGGCCTCGGCGTGTTCAGCGTGCCCTACCTGCACCCCGAAACCTACCGCGCCGACCCCGCCCGCCGCGCCGCCGACTCTACCCTGATTTATCGCACGCCGGGCCTCATCGGTAACGTGTTCAGCCCCGATGCCCGCGCCCTGACGCTGGTGCTTCAGCTCACCCCCGACCTCGAAAAGCCGCCCGGCGACTCCCTCTTCACGGCCCTGCGCAGCGGCCTGGCCCGCCTGCACATTCCCGACGCGCAGGTGCATTTCGCGGGCCGCATAGTGGCCCAGTCCGTGTTTGTGGATAGGCTGAAGTGGGAGCTGGTGGTGTTCATGTCGCTGTCGGTACTGCTCGTCACCGGGCTGCTCTGGCTCACGTTCCGAACGTGGTGGGGCGTGGTGCTGCCGCTGGTGGTGGTGCTGGGGGCCATTTCGTGGGGCCTGGCCATCATGGCGGCGTTTGGCGTCACCATCGATTTAATGACGGCTCTGCTCCCGCTCATGCTCTTCGTGGTGGGCATGAGCGATACCATCCACATTATCAGCCGCTACGTGAGCGAGCTGGGCTACGGGGCCAGCAAGAGGGATGCCCTGCGCATCACCATCAAGGAATCAGGGTTTGGGTCGGGGCTATCGGCGCTCACCACCAGCCTGGGCTTTTTTACGCTGATGACCAGCACCATCCGGCCCATTCACAACTTCGGGCTGTTCACGGGCGTGGCCGTTATTCTGGCCTTCATCCTCAGCTTCACGCTGCTGCCGGCCATGCTGGTGCTGCTGGGCAAGCCCCAGTTGCGCGAGCCGCGCCGCCAGGGCCACAGCTGGGACGGCGTGCTCTCTCGCCTGTTCCGGCAGGTGCTGGTACGGCGGCGGCTGATTTTCACGGTGAGCGGGCTGGTGCTGGCGGTTTCCATCGGGCTGGCCACGCGGGTGCACATCAATTCCTCGCTGCTCGATGACCTTTCCAAGAGCGACCCCGTGCGGCAGGATTTTGCTTTTTTCGACCGGCAGTTTGCCGGCGTGCGGCCCTTTGAGCTGGAGCTGAAACCAGCCCCCGGCCGCGATATCTACGACCTGGCCGTGCTGCGCCAGACCGAGCAAATCGAAGGCTACCTGGCCAGTACCTACGGCCTGCGCTTCGCCGCCTCGCCCGTCACGCTGGTGAAATCAGTGCGGAAGGCCTTAAATGGTGGCGGCCTGGCCGAATACCGCCTCCCTACCGATACGCTCGAGCTGAAAAGCCTGCGCAGCAAGCTCCGCCAGTTCCGCAAAAAGCCTGAATTCAGCGCCCTGGCCCTACCCGATGGCTCGGCCGGCCGCCTCACCGGCCGCATGGCCGACGTGGGCAGCATCCGGGCCGATAAGCTGAACGCTGCCCTGCGCCGCTACCTGCGCACCAGCACCGACACCACCGTGCTACGCACCCGCCTCACGGGCTCGTCCAACCTTATCGACAAGAACAACGAGAACCTGACGCTCAACATGATTCAGGGCATGGCCATCGACATTGCCATGGTCACGCTCATTGTGCTGGCGCTGTTCAAATCCTTCCGCATGACCCTGGTGGTGCTCATTCCCAACCTGCTGCCCATCATCATCGTGGCCGGCGTGATGGGCCTGGCCGGCGTGAACATGAAGGTGAGCACGAGTATCATTTTCACCATCGCCTTCGGCATTGCGGTTGACGATACCATTCACTTTATCAGCAAGCTACGACTTACGCTGGGTAAGGAGCCGGATATTTTCAAGGCCGTGCGCTACACGTACCTGCTGGCCGGCAAAGCCGTTATCACCACCTCGCTGATTTTGGTGGGCGGGTTCTCCACGCTGCTGTTCTCGAAGTTCGACGGCACGTTCTACGTCGGCCTGCTCATTGGCCTCACGCTGCTCTTCGGCGTGGTGGCCGAGCTGACGCTCCTGCCCCTGCTGATACTGTATTTCTACAAGCGGCCGAAGGTGGCGACGGCAAAACAACCGCTACCGGACCTGCTTAATAGGTAA
- a CDS encoding IS701 family transposase has product MLTQTAYSEYLLSTPTNYTCTHLAAHLPDVSHDQVNRFLRMSTLPVNQLRELVQPLLHDSPEAFLLVDDSVQDKRYSRFIALAKRQYSGNVHGMVTGIGLVNLVHSSGEAGDFLPLDYRIYAPDQDEQTKNDHFLAMFDQVVAEGKLLARTILFDSWYAGSTNLKRIHRAGWTFFTTLKSNRLVSLAKESGYQGLTTLEPPPGGWSQGVEVRLKEVPFGVKLFKLVATNGDIEWVITNHLAAHLTREMVIEAVQVRWQVEEFHRSFKQLTGSEKCQCRKEMAQRNHLACCYLAWVSLRQHARRMGQTIYQAHQQQWAPYLRQLLQKPIIQALV; this is encoded by the coding sequence ATGCTGACCCAAACCGCTTACAGCGAGTACCTGCTCAGTACGCCCACGAACTACACCTGCACGCATTTGGCCGCCCATCTGCCCGATGTAAGCCACGACCAGGTGAATCGATTTTTGCGCATGAGCACACTGCCAGTCAACCAGTTGCGCGAATTAGTTCAGCCCTTGCTCCACGATTCGCCGGAGGCTTTTCTGCTCGTCGACGACAGCGTACAAGACAAACGCTACAGCCGCTTTATCGCCCTGGCCAAGCGGCAGTATTCGGGCAACGTGCACGGCATGGTCACCGGCATTGGGCTGGTCAATTTGGTGCATAGCAGCGGCGAAGCCGGGGATTTCCTCCCCCTGGATTACCGCATCTACGCGCCCGACCAAGACGAACAGACGAAAAACGACCATTTTCTGGCCATGTTTGACCAGGTTGTGGCGGAGGGCAAACTACTGGCACGCACCATTTTATTTGATTCCTGGTATGCGGGCAGCACGAATTTGAAACGCATTCATCGTGCCGGTTGGACGTTTTTCACGACCCTGAAAAGCAACCGGTTGGTGAGCCTGGCCAAAGAAAGCGGCTACCAAGGCCTGACTACGCTGGAGCCGCCGCCCGGCGGTTGGAGTCAGGGCGTGGAAGTGCGCCTGAAAGAAGTGCCCTTTGGCGTAAAACTCTTCAAGCTAGTGGCCACGAACGGCGACATTGAATGGGTTATTACCAACCACTTGGCTGCTCATCTGACCCGCGAAATGGTGATTGAAGCCGTGCAGGTGCGTTGGCAGGTCGAGGAGTTTCACCGCAGCTTCAAACAGTTGACGGGGTCAGAGAAGTGCCAGTGCCGAAAGGAGATGGCGCAACGCAACCACTTGGCCTGTTGTTACTTGGCCTGGGTATCGCTGCGTCAACACGCCCGCCGCATGGGGCAAACTATTTATCAGGCGCACCAACAGCAATGGGCACCCTACCTGCGGCAGCTGCTCCAAAAGCCAATCATTCAAGCACTTGTATAG